A window of Argopecten irradians isolate NY chromosome 14, Ai_NY, whole genome shotgun sequence contains these coding sequences:
- the LOC138308192 gene encoding uncharacterized protein produces MVSRKSNIKTKILDRREVTTDITDSVDISTIQTTASDEEIHVYVGDQVHSKLFTVKKTTFKKVYIDEIHTTEQSDFRPGDELVKVDNEWFTETTTKNIKTHFSFDAETSDRRSKVLTIRRTEGGETSELDVEVVLVTNIISREHANRVYTRSPRRRPQLLTRNILLVREMTGTENAFIQTANDKYLTVRNGAVVGDWMGAHNMDDFSFDLVPMRAIYKTRYGRPKQAICCRIKWGTFWLKARVTDDGEVDMELTEDEADDHTTVFKRRVNSNGQGTGFECLLFKNVYLQYYPKRNEVDVKPYTTRVDMGKTLNAAPTSSLFRVFTRESSATNNTANFVSRTSTFKSYIGQCFGFFRRQTSNDMSDGTGVDRHG; encoded by the exons ATGGTTTCaagaaaatcaaatattaaaacaaagattttaGATCGACGAGAAGTAACGACAGATATAACGGATTCTGTCGACATCAGCACTATACAGACAACGGCAAG tGACGAGGAAATTCACGTTTATGTTGGGGATCAGGTACATTCCAAGTTGTTTACTGTCAAGAAGACCACGTTCAAGAAGGTTTATATCGACGAAATACATACCACAGAACAATCCGATTTCAG GCCTGGTGATGAGCTGGTTAAGGTAGACAATGAGTGGTTTACCGAAACCACAACTAAAAACATAAAGACCCATTTCTCTTTTGATGCGGAAACGAGTGACAGACGATCTAAAGTTTTG ACAATCAGAAGGACAGAGGGCGGGGAGACTAGTGAACTTGACGTCGAAGTAGTCCTCGTTACCAACATCATCAGTCGTGAACATGCCAATAGGGTATATACACGGTCGCCTCGCAGACGACCACAGCTCCTAACACGAAATATTCTTTTAGTAAGAGAGATGACGGGGACGGAGAACGCATTCATCCAAACGGCCAACGACAAATACCTAACCGTGAGAAATGGTGCTGTCGTCGGGGATTGGATGGGCGCACACAATATGGACGATT TTTCCTTTGATTTGGTACCAATGCGTGCAATTTACAAGACTAGATACGGACGTCCTAAACAGGCTATCTGCTGTAGAATTAAATGGGGCACATTCTGGCTTAAAGCCAGGGTAACAGATGACGGCGAGGTTGATATGGAATTG ACCGAGGACGAAGCAGACGACCACACTACTGTGTTCAAACGTCGCGTCAACTCTAACGGACAGGGTACCGGATTCGAGTGTCTGCTTTTCAAAA aTGTGTACCTGCAGTACTATCCGAAGAGGAACGAAGTGGACGTAAAGCCCTACACAACCCGGGTAGACATGGGTAAAACACTCAACGCTGCTCCGACGTCTTCTCTATTCAGAGTGTTTACCCGTGAATCCAGTGCTACCAACAACACAGCTAACTTTGTGTCGAGAACCTCCACCTTCAAATCCTATATAGGCCAGTGTTTCGGCTTCTTCAGGAGACAGACATCAAACGATATGTCTGACGGAACGGGTGTGGATAGGCACGGATGA
- the LOC138307927 gene encoding uncharacterized protein, which produces MSIPMTNVETKIKSRRQILEDESDLISGPSSGRVSADNGTEEDTSVDIHVYVEGMIYSQLMTLKQKPHRKNGKMFYIDKMNSTKPTDLSFGDKLVKVGNELLADTTMETIQNHFNFDSDENGRRSKTLTIRRTEDVKTEEIDVEEVLVTKIKSLEHARRRNRFVSPRRPQPRPQKNRNILLVQERPGIDKVLIQTTDGKYLTVKDGAVVGDWMGRNNKNNFVFDLVTVNAMYETNLRRKKQVICCKIKWNTSWLKTTLKADGDLEIEWTEDDADDHTKLFKRRVTSDGRNTTGFESLLLKNVFLQYNSSSNEVEVNSRNSHVNLEKTLRQVPRSSQFKVIELRRRVEMGRRSNIYHSSNARPRSSTLRSYIGNCLPFFRRSSSWYQNGSTDGEWRLPVNDISGRSEQNG; this is translated from the exons ATGTCTATTCCAATGACAAATGttgaaacaaaaatcaaaagtcGAAGACAAATACTGGAGGATGAATCCGATCTTATCAGCGGGCCTTCCAGTGGACGTGTGTCAGCTGACAATGGCACTGAGGAG GATACCAGTGTGGACATTCATGTGTATGTGGAGGGCATGATATATTCTCAGCTGATgactttaaaacaaaaaccacACAGAAAGAATGGCAAGATGTTTTATATCGACAAAATGAACTCGACAAAACCTACAGACTTAag TTTCGGTGATAAGCTTGTCAAGGTAGGCAATGAGTTATTGGCCGACACGACAATGGAAACCATACAGaatcatttcaattttgattCAGATGAAAATGGCAGACGATCAAAAACTTTG ACCATCAGACGGACTGAGGATGTGAAGACAGAGGAAATAGACGTGGAAGAAGTCCTCgttacaaaaattaaaagtcttGAACATGCCCGTAGAAGAAATCGATTCGTATCGCCTAGAAGACCACAGCCACGTCCACAGAAGAATCGAAACATTCTTTTAGTGCAGGAAAGACCGGGGATAGATAAAGTGCTCATCCAAACGACAGACGGGAAATACCTTACAGTGAAAGATGGCGCTGTCGTCGGGGATTGGATGGGCAGAAACAACAAGAATAATT TTGTGTTTGATTTGGTCACAGTGAACGCAATGTACGAAACGAACCTTCGAAGGAAGAAGCAAGTCATTTGCTGTAAAATCAAATGGAACACATCCTGGCTGAAAACTACACTAAAGGCGGACGGAGACTTGGAAATAGAATGG ACCGAGGACGATGCAGATGACCACACCAAATTGTTTAAACGTCGAGTGACATCTGATGGTCGTAATACTACCGGATTCGAGTCCCTTCTTCTGAAAA atGTTTTCCTCCAGTATAATTCGAGTTCCAACGAGGTGGAGGTGAACTCCAGAAATTCGCACGTAAATCTCGAGAAAACCCTCCGACAGGTCCCAAGGTCATCCCAGTTCAAGGTTATCGAATTAAGAAGACGTGTGGAGATGGGTCGACGGTCCAATATATATCATTCCTCTAATGCTAGACCAAGATCCTCAACATTGCGTTCATATATAGGCAATTGTCTCCCCTTCTTCAGGAGATCATCAAGCTGGTACCAAAATGGGTCTACAGATGGCGAGTGGAGGCTCCCGGTCAACGACATTTCGGGCAGATCAGAGCAAAATGGCTAA
- the LOC138307070 gene encoding uncharacterized protein, producing the protein MDIYICDEKQRHCKMMTVRQNKFSKTGEIYIHGIHMTNPSDFRYGDELFKVGSELLADTTKETIQNHFHFDAEPNGRLTKTLTIRRTENGKTDEIDVRVVLFIKPEQASITYAKPGRRTIDRVEKKEEVKTQINHTKDGKTAEKEDDTVLVENIKSPEYTNMAHTKPVLPGRQPRRRTIDIVEKKEVEVEKVLIKTEYQTKYLKVGADASVVGDWLDPQNKDKFWFHLEPFNVFYESPSGPLICCKIKCDKFWLKAKHTVDEGIELELTEEDTNVHTSKTLKWP; encoded by the exons ATGGATATTTACATATGTGATGAGAAACAACGACATTGTAAGATGATGACGGTTAGACAAAACAAGTTCAGCAAGACTGGGGAGATTTATATCCACGGTATACACATGACAAATCCTTCAGACTTCAG ATATGGTGATGAGCTTTTCAAGGTGGGCAGTGAGTTATTGGCCGACACTACAAAGGAAACCATACAGAATCATTTCCATTTCGACGCAGAACCAAATGGCAGACTAACAAAAACTCTG ACAATCAGACGAACTGAGAATGGGAAGACAGACGAAATAGACGTGCGAGTAGTCCTCTTTATAAAGCCTGAACAAGCCAGTATAACATATGCAAAACCAGGACGACGAACTATTGATAGAGTGGAGAAGAAAGAGGAAGTAAAG ACACAAATCAACCACACTAAGGATGGGAAGACAGCCGAAAAAGAAGATGATACAGTCCTCGTCGAAAACATTAAAAGCCCTGAATATACCAATATGGCACATACAAAACCTGTATTGCCAGGACGACAACCACGACGACGAACTATTGATATAGTGGAGAAGAAAGAGGTAGAGGTTGAAAAAGTCTTGATCAAAACTGAATACCAAACGAAATACTTAAAAGTGGGGGCCGACGCCTCTGTCGTTGGAGACTGGTTGGACCCGCAGAACAAGGACAAAT ttTGGTTTCATTTGGAGccatttaatgtattttacgAATCCCCTAGCGGCCCTCTTATATGCTGTAAAATCAAATGCGACAAATTCTGGCTCAAAGCTAAACATACCGTGGATGAGGGCATCGAATTGGAATTG ACCGAGGAAGACACAAATGTTCATACGTCAAAAACACTCAAATGGCCGTGA